A single region of the Wenzhouxiangella sp. XN24 genome encodes:
- the yidC gene encoding membrane protein insertase YidC, which translates to MDNQRVFLWIALALIVWLNYAAFVQYQRPAAEQSPAATDERLEGDAPALPSETTIGPAPADEAIPLPPGTGAAAPADTADTSAPGERRIQVRTDVLDLEISLRGGDLVKALLPEYPVNKDAPDIPVQLLDPSADSLYVFRTGLTATAPETSTRPDTLFVAPAMEYVLDAGQETLEIPLTAVLDNGVTVTKIYRFTRGSYAVELEQQIENAGEQPWTGASYLQIRRMHNPPGRGLTNVDSYSFQGPVTFNGEKYEKLDVGDLARTRESFTTAAGWIASIEHHFLTAAVPNGRAEISAAATPAGLYTITAVRMPETVAPGQADSFRDQLFVGPKLQDQLEATAPRLRLTVDYGWLTVISQPLFWVLSKIHGLVGNWGWAIVLMTLLIKLVFYKLSETSGKSMAKMRKLQPRMKSLQERYADDRQKLSQAMMELYKKEKVNPAAGCLPILVQMPVFLALYWVLLESVEMRQAPFMLWIDDLSTRDPFFILPLAMGVTMFIQQKLNPAPPDPIQAKIMQVLPVVFTVFFAFFPAGLVLYWFVNNLLAILQQWHINKVVERGG; encoded by the coding sequence ATGGATAACCAGCGCGTCTTTCTCTGGATCGCACTGGCGCTCATCGTCTGGCTGAATTACGCGGCCTTCGTCCAGTACCAGCGCCCCGCAGCCGAACAGTCCCCTGCCGCGACCGACGAACGGCTGGAGGGGGACGCCCCGGCGTTACCGAGTGAGACCACCATCGGGCCGGCACCGGCGGATGAAGCGATCCCGCTGCCGCCGGGCACCGGCGCCGCTGCGCCGGCCGATACGGCTGATACCTCTGCCCCGGGTGAGCGCCGCATCCAGGTCCGCACGGACGTTCTGGACCTCGAGATCTCGTTGCGCGGCGGGGATCTCGTCAAGGCGCTGCTGCCCGAGTACCCCGTCAACAAGGACGCCCCGGACATCCCGGTCCAGCTGCTCGATCCTTCGGCGGACAGCCTGTACGTTTTTCGTACCGGGCTGACGGCCACTGCGCCGGAGACCTCGACGCGTCCGGACACGCTGTTCGTCGCACCGGCCATGGAATACGTCCTCGATGCCGGCCAGGAAACACTGGAGATTCCCCTGACGGCGGTGCTGGACAACGGGGTCACCGTCACGAAGATCTACCGCTTCACGCGCGGCAGCTACGCGGTGGAGCTCGAGCAGCAGATCGAGAACGCGGGCGAGCAGCCCTGGACGGGTGCGAGCTACCTGCAGATCCGTCGCATGCATAACCCGCCGGGGCGCGGCCTGACCAACGTCGACAGCTACTCTTTCCAGGGGCCGGTCACCTTCAATGGCGAGAAATACGAGAAACTCGACGTCGGCGATCTCGCCAGGACCCGCGAGTCCTTTACGACCGCCGCGGGGTGGATCGCGTCCATCGAGCACCACTTCCTGACGGCCGCCGTGCCGAATGGCCGGGCGGAGATTTCCGCCGCCGCGACGCCCGCCGGGCTGTACACGATTACGGCCGTGCGCATGCCCGAGACCGTCGCGCCGGGCCAGGCCGACAGCTTCCGCGACCAGTTGTTCGTGGGGCCCAAGCTGCAGGACCAGCTGGAGGCCACGGCGCCGAGGCTGCGGCTCACCGTGGACTACGGCTGGCTGACCGTCATCTCGCAACCCCTGTTCTGGGTGTTGTCGAAAATTCATGGTCTCGTCGGCAACTGGGGCTGGGCGATCGTCCTGATGACCCTGCTGATCAAGCTGGTGTTCTACAAGCTGTCGGAAACCAGCGGCAAGTCGATGGCCAAGATGCGCAAGTTGCAGCCGCGCATGAAGTCGCTGCAGGAACGCTACGCCGACGATCGACAGAAGCTGTCGCAGGCGATGATGGAGCTGTACAAAAAAGAGAAGGTGAATCCGGCCGCCGGGTGCCTGCCGATTCTCGTGCAGATGCCGGTCTTCCTGGCGCTCTACTGGGTGCTGCTCGAGAGCGTGGAGATGCGCCAGGCGCCGTTCATGCTGTGGATCGACGACTTGTCCACCCGGGATCCTTTTTTCATCCTGCCGCTCGCCATGGGCGTGACGATGTTCATCCAGCAGAAGCTGAACCCCGCGCCGCCCGATCCGATCCAGGCGAAGATCATGCAGGTGTTGCCGGTCGTGTTCACGGTGTTCTTCGCGTTCTTCCCTGCCGGCCTCGTGCTGTACTGGTTCGTCAACAACCTGCTGGCGATTCTCCAGCAATGGCACATCAACAAGGTGGTGGAACGCGGCGGCTGA
- the mnmE gene encoding tRNA uridine-5-carboxymethylaminomethyl(34) synthesis GTPase MnmE — MALHADSDTIVACATPPGRGGVAIVRLSGPRACALAESVAGRLPPARQAVLRALRDLDGGLIDRGLVLWFQAPHSFTGEDVVEFQVHGSPVVVEMLLRALAHRGARAADPGEFSQRAFLNGRMDLAQAEAVADLVASASAEGARAAIRSLEGELSAGVTALIDGLAACRARLEAGLDFPEEGVDEFSDPGLDAELGRLLAAIDGLRESAARGRVLRDGMTLVIAGAPNVGKSSLLNRLAGYEAAIVTELPGTTRDLVREDILIDGMPVRVVDTAGLRASDDRVEAEGMRRAHAAMQAADLVLLVREAGDDTASGSAETPLPGRGQGEPGEAATDPGTAALPEGIPVLHIRNKIDLAGQPAGEAEDVAGIHVIHLSALTGDGLELLREHLKRVAGYTGEAGGACSARGRHLVALDRGRHHLDTARTALLEGATAELAAEDLRLAQQALGEITGEVTTEDLLGRIFSEFCIGK, encoded by the coding sequence ATGGCCCTACACGCGGACAGCGACACCATCGTGGCGTGCGCCACGCCCCCCGGGCGGGGCGGCGTGGCGATCGTCCGCCTCTCCGGCCCGCGCGCCTGCGCACTGGCGGAGAGCGTCGCCGGCAGGCTTCCCCCGGCGCGCCAGGCTGTCTTGCGGGCACTGCGAGACCTCGACGGCGGGTTGATCGATCGCGGCCTCGTGCTCTGGTTCCAGGCGCCCCACTCGTTCACCGGTGAGGACGTGGTCGAGTTCCAGGTGCACGGCAGCCCGGTCGTCGTCGAAATGCTGCTACGCGCCCTGGCGCACCGGGGGGCACGTGCGGCGGACCCCGGCGAGTTTTCACAGCGCGCGTTTCTCAACGGCCGCATGGACCTCGCCCAGGCGGAGGCCGTTGCGGATCTCGTGGCCAGCGCCTCGGCAGAAGGCGCGCGGGCGGCGATACGCTCACTCGAAGGCGAGCTTTCCGCCGGCGTCACCGCGCTGATCGACGGGCTGGCCGCATGCCGGGCGCGCCTCGAGGCGGGGCTGGATTTCCCGGAAGAAGGGGTCGACGAGTTCAGCGATCCCGGACTCGATGCGGAGCTCGGGCGCCTGCTCGCTGCGATCGACGGGCTGCGCGAGTCGGCGGCCCGTGGCCGGGTGTTGCGCGACGGCATGACGCTGGTGATCGCGGGCGCGCCGAACGTCGGTAAATCCAGCCTTCTGAACCGCCTCGCGGGCTACGAGGCGGCGATCGTCACGGAGCTTCCGGGCACGACGCGCGACCTGGTGAGGGAGGACATCCTCATCGACGGCATGCCGGTCCGCGTGGTGGACACGGCCGGCCTGCGCGCCAGCGATGACCGCGTCGAGGCCGAAGGCATGCGTCGCGCACATGCCGCCATGCAGGCCGCGGACCTGGTGCTGCTGGTGAGGGAGGCCGGAGACGACACGGCGTCCGGGTCGGCGGAGACTCCGCTCCCCGGGCGCGGGCAGGGGGAGCCGGGCGAGGCTGCGACTGATCCCGGGACAGCGGCGTTGCCGGAGGGTATCCCGGTGCTGCACATTCGCAACAAGATCGACCTCGCCGGGCAGCCTGCCGGCGAGGCGGAAGACGTTGCCGGCATCCATGTCATTCATCTCTCCGCGCTGACCGGGGACGGCCTGGAGCTGCTGCGCGAACATCTCAAGCGCGTGGCCGGCTACACCGGCGAGGCGGGCGGCGCCTGTTCGGCCCGCGGGCGCCATCTCGTGGCGCTCGATCGCGGCAGGCATCACCTCGACACCGCCCGCACTGCGCTGCTGGAGGGCGCGACGGCGGAACTCGCCGCCGAGGACCTGCGCCTCGCCCAGCAGGCGCTCGGGGAGATCACCGGCGAAGTGACGACGGAGGACCTCCTCGGACGGATTTTCAGCGAGTTTTGTATCGGCAAATGA